A portion of the Opitutales bacterium genome contains these proteins:
- a CDS encoding MotA/TolQ/ExbB proton channel family protein: protein MTTFDTVAILTYFGQSNFAGKIIILVLMGFSLLAWTVMIGKFLDLKKLRTANASFERTASQVPLLLQIDASSFGKQWGEGPFSFLVSEAITAFHRYQAEPEQQNRTIDALQLRMGHVENALQRAVAEQTMKYETKMVLLGSIVTGAPFLGLLGTVWGVMDAFGSISQSSATLQTLAPGVSGALLTTVAGLLVAIPSVFGYNFLLTSTKLAITELENFASTVADRIELEAHQIDI from the coding sequence ATGACTACTTTCGACACCGTCGCCATTCTCACCTACTTCGGACAATCAAATTTCGCAGGAAAGATAATCATTCTGGTTTTGATGGGATTCAGCCTGCTCGCCTGGACTGTGATGATTGGTAAGTTCCTGGACTTGAAAAAATTACGCACTGCGAACGCGTCTTTTGAACGAACAGCGAGCCAAGTTCCACTTTTGCTCCAGATCGATGCATCATCCTTTGGGAAGCAATGGGGAGAAGGCCCCTTTAGCTTCTTAGTTTCCGAGGCAATCACTGCTTTCCATCGTTACCAGGCTGAACCTGAGCAACAGAATCGAACAATCGATGCGCTTCAGCTGCGGATGGGCCATGTAGAAAATGCACTGCAACGCGCCGTAGCCGAGCAAACCATGAAATACGAAACAAAGATGGTGCTGCTGGGCTCGATCGTAACAGGGGCTCCGTTCTTGGGACTCTTGGGAACGGTCTGGGGAGTGATGGATGCATTTGGCTCTATATCGCAGTCGAGTGCTACTCTACAGACACTCGCTCCGGGCGTGAGTGGAGCGCTCCTCACCACGGTCGCTGGGTTGTTAGTCGCCATTCCTTCTGTGTTCGGTTACAATTTCCTTCTGACTTCAACCAAATTGGCGATCACTGAGCTGGAGAATTTTGCCAGTACAGTGGCTGATCGCATCGAATTGGAAGCACACCAGATCGACATTTGA
- a CDS encoding TonB C-terminal domain-containing protein codes for MALFAFASTCSRPEEIPFTFEMVDLPDDATAPAQPTNAPTQTTPEPSLPKPDLNFSQLEELDVPPIPEPAEITIPKPTPTPRPVKNEPKRMSIEEFRRMHGTPQTPTQAPRSQPTRPTVNIPQFDTSAIRHRLNNAANQDIHTDHDTHASAAQQAYPAKIRGIINSLWNPDPSLPAQSLVAEIEFRIDGRGRVVKYRWVRRSGLAQFDASIEQVFEQLRDLPPPPDQRPHTYTIPFALR; via the coding sequence TTGGCGCTATTCGCCTTTGCCTCAACGTGTTCGCGCCCAGAGGAGATTCCTTTCACCTTCGAAATGGTGGATTTACCCGATGATGCAACGGCTCCCGCACAACCGACAAACGCACCGACGCAGACGACTCCTGAACCCAGTCTACCCAAGCCCGATTTGAATTTCAGCCAGCTCGAAGAACTCGACGTCCCGCCCATCCCCGAACCCGCTGAGATTACTATCCCGAAACCCACACCAACACCGCGTCCGGTCAAAAACGAGCCGAAGCGGATGAGTATCGAGGAGTTTCGCCGGATGCACGGCACACCCCAGACGCCGACACAAGCGCCTCGCAGTCAGCCCACACGCCCAACGGTAAACATTCCTCAATTCGACACTTCAGCGATTCGGCACCGCCTCAACAACGCCGCGAATCAAGACATTCACACCGACCATGACACCCACGCGTCGGCGGCCCAGCAGGCCTACCCAGCGAAGATTCGCGGCATCATCAACAGTCTTTGGAATCCCGACCCATCACTTCCCGCTCAGAGTCTAGTCGCCGAGATCGAATTTCGAATCGATGGGCGTGGTCGGGTTGTAAAGTATCGTTGGGTCCGACGCTCGGGATTGGCGCAGTTTGACGCGAGCATCGAGCAAGTATTTGAGCAATTAAGGGATTTGCCCCCTCCCCCAGATCAGCGGCCACATACCTATACCATTCCCTTTGCTCTGAGGTAA
- a CDS encoding biopolymer transporter ExbD → MARNFHRKDRMSAVSEINVTPLIDLAFALLIIFMITTPLLEQTIPVDLPVENNQDAQPSPELRVETVSIDAGGNYYWGETQVDSVRLQAIIADLASESDPPVIRVRADATAAFQYQRVVNVLSWLREHELSKVSLDTRVE, encoded by the coding sequence ATGGCTCGAAATTTTCACCGCAAGGACCGCATGAGTGCAGTGAGTGAGATCAATGTGACGCCATTGATCGACCTCGCATTTGCCTTGCTGATTATTTTCATGATCACCACGCCATTGCTGGAGCAAACCATCCCTGTGGACCTCCCAGTGGAGAATAATCAAGATGCCCAGCCCTCACCAGAATTGCGCGTGGAGACCGTATCCATCGACGCTGGAGGGAATTATTACTGGGGCGAAACGCAAGTCGACTCCGTGAGGCTGCAGGCCATCATCGCTGACCTCGCCTCAGAGTCAGATCCTCCGGTTATTCGAGTCCGCGCCGATGCCACCGCTGCCTTTCAATATCAACGGGTGGTGAATGTGCTAAGTTGGTTGAGGGAACACGAGCTGAGCAAGGTGAGTCTGGATACACGTGTCGAATAG